A genomic segment from Deinococcus sp. YIM 77859 encodes:
- a CDS encoding precorrin-8X methylmutase — protein sequence MSAPADALLLAAHGSRDPANAAQFGELVAQVRALAPERIVTHGFLEFNTPTLDEAARAAIAAGARRLVMVPVVLLAASHAKNDLPSELRALRDEFPEVDIHLGAALDLHPALLEVCRERLLAAEAGAPEVRRADTLLLVVGRGTTDPDANGDIHKLARFLEEGLGYGGSLVCYSGTARPDLPTGLARAARLGFRRVVVLPYLLFDGVLARRVRAAVAAAAQRFPDVEFRAAGHLGPHPQVARVLLERAREGIEGRGHMNCSLCKYRVAVVGYEAQVGAPQVGHHGAVRGLLAREEEPRPAWTPYVPHPIERESMAIIAGLRDWSDVPPADLAAVQRLVHTAGDPGIVEDLYFSPGATEAGVQALLRGLTIVTDVTMVQSGLKRELLGRLALTVWCGVHDPETHLLSRQAGITRSAAGIRRAYEKFGNDCIVAIGDAPTAIFEAVRLIEERRWRPGLVIGLPVGFVGTRESKAALRACLRVPRITNAGTRGGSPWASSVVNALLIEAQNRLAAAAGAAS from the coding sequence GTGAGCGCGCCCGCCGACGCCCTGCTGCTTGCCGCGCACGGCAGCCGTGACCCGGCGAACGCGGCCCAGTTCGGGGAATTGGTCGCGCAGGTGAGGGCGCTGGCCCCGGAACGAATCGTCACCCACGGCTTTTTGGAATTCAATACGCCCACCCTGGACGAGGCCGCGCGTGCGGCGATCGCGGCGGGCGCCCGCCGCCTGGTGATGGTGCCGGTGGTGCTGCTGGCTGCCAGCCACGCCAAAAACGACCTGCCCAGCGAGCTGCGCGCCCTGCGGGATGAGTTTCCGGAGGTCGACATTCATCTGGGCGCTGCCCTGGACCTGCACCCAGCGCTCCTGGAGGTGTGCCGTGAGCGCCTCCTGGCCGCCGAGGCGGGCGCTCCCGAGGTGCGCCGTGCCGACACGCTGCTTCTGGTGGTGGGGCGCGGCACCACTGACCCGGACGCGAACGGGGACATTCACAAGCTCGCCCGTTTTCTGGAAGAGGGCCTGGGCTACGGCGGCAGCCTGGTCTGTTACAGCGGCACGGCCCGGCCCGACCTGCCCACCGGGCTCGCCCGCGCCGCTCGGCTGGGCTTCCGGCGGGTGGTGGTGCTGCCCTACCTGCTCTTTGACGGGGTGCTTGCCCGCCGAGTGCGGGCGGCGGTGGCGGCGGCCGCGCAGCGGTTTCCGGACGTCGAGTTTCGCGCGGCGGGTCACCTGGGACCGCATCCGCAGGTGGCGCGGGTGCTGCTGGAGCGGGCCCGCGAGGGCATCGAGGGCCGGGGCCACATGAACTGCTCGCTGTGCAAGTACCGGGTGGCGGTGGTGGGCTACGAGGCCCAGGTGGGTGCGCCGCAGGTCGGCCACCACGGGGCGGTGCGCGGCCTGCTCGCCCGCGAGGAGGAGCCCCGGCCCGCCTGGACGCCCTACGTGCCCCATCCCATCGAGCGCGAGTCCATGGCGATCATCGCGGGCCTGCGCGACTGGTCGGACGTGCCCCCGGCGGACCTCGCCGCCGTACAGCGTCTGGTGCACACGGCGGGTGATCCCGGCATCGTGGAGGACCTGTACTTTTCACCGGGGGCGACCGAGGCGGGGGTGCAGGCGCTGCTGCGCGGCCTGACCATCGTGACCGACGTGACCATGGTGCAGAGCGGGCTCAAGCGCGAGCTGCTGGGGCGCCTGGCCCTCACGGTGTGGTGTGGCGTTCACGACCCGGAAACGCACCTGCTCAGCCGTCAGGCGGGCATCACCCGCTCGGCGGCGGGCATTCGGCGGGCCTATGAAAAGTTTGGTAACGACTGCATCGTCGCCATCGGGGACGCGCCCACCGCCATCTTTGAGGCGGTGCGCCTGATCGAGGAGCGGCGCTGGCGACCCGGGCTGGTGATCGGCCTGCCGGTGGGCTTTGTGGGCACCCGCGAGAGCAAGGCGGCCCTGCGCGCCTGCCTGCGGGTACCGCGCATCACCAACGCGGGCACCCGGGGGGGCAGTCCCTGGGCGAGCAGCGTGGTGAACGCCCTGCTGATCGAGGCCCAAAACCGCCTGGCGGCCGCTGCCGGAGCGGCCTCGTGA
- the cbiD gene encoding cobalt-precorrin-5B (C(1))-methyltransferase CbiD, with protein MPSRLLDLSVPAPNGLRRGFTTGSAATAALKAALLFLLRGERPAEVEITLPEGDALRLPVQEVRRIAAGAYAEVVKDGGDDPDATHGATLWVRVTPRPDPGLPMTFSAGEGVGTVTAPGLRVPVGEPAINPVPRAMLRRAAHEVAGHEAFAVTVGCREGEAIARRTLNPRLGVTGGISILGTTGLVEPMSLEAYAASVEVYVRVAVYAAPPAIVFTPGKLGRDWARQTLRVPPRAVVQMSNFVGTALDALQAALTDTGYALPLLLVAGHPGKLAKVLNGDWNTHSAHSGMAMNAVARVAAGLGLEARAVQALAAANTVDACVALLAAHPQGAAVWAEVARQVARALRGRAPAVPRVRVALFALDGTQLGEAEG; from the coding sequence GTGCCTTCCCGGCTCCTGGACCTCAGCGTGCCCGCCCCCAACGGCTTGCGGCGCGGCTTTACCACCGGCAGCGCGGCGACGGCGGCCCTCAAGGCGGCGCTCCTCTTTCTGCTGCGCGGCGAACGCCCCGCGGAGGTGGAGATCACCCTGCCGGAGGGAGACGCCCTGCGCCTGCCGGTGCAGGAGGTGCGCCGCATCGCGGCGGGCGCGTATGCCGAGGTGGTCAAAGACGGCGGCGACGACCCCGATGCCACCCACGGGGCCACCCTGTGGGTCCGGGTTACCCCCCGGCCCGACCCCGGCCTGCCCATGACCTTTTCCGCGGGGGAGGGCGTGGGCACGGTCACGGCGCCTGGCCTGCGCGTCCCGGTGGGCGAACCGGCCATCAATCCGGTGCCGCGCGCGATGCTGCGCCGCGCCGCCCACGAGGTGGCGGGCCACGAAGCCTTTGCGGTGACCGTGGGCTGCCGGGAGGGCGAAGCCATCGCTCGCCGCACCCTCAACCCCCGGCTGGGTGTGACGGGCGGCATCTCCATCCTGGGCACCACCGGCCTCGTGGAGCCGATGAGCCTGGAAGCGTATGCCGCCTCGGTGGAGGTGTACGTGCGGGTCGCGGTGTACGCGGCGCCGCCCGCCATCGTCTTCACCCCCGGCAAGCTGGGCCGCGACTGGGCGCGCCAGACACTGCGGGTGCCCCCCCGGGCGGTCGTTCAGATGAGTAACTTCGTGGGAACGGCCCTGGACGCCCTGCAGGCGGCCCTGACGGACACCGGCTACGCCCTCCCGCTGCTGCTGGTCGCCGGGCATCCCGGCAAGCTCGCCAAGGTGCTCAACGGCGACTGGAACACCCACAGCGCCCACAGCGGCATGGCGATGAACGCGGTGGCCCGGGTCGCGGCGGGGCTGGGCCTGGAAGCGCGGGCGGTGCAGGCCCTGGCGGCGGCCAATACGGTGGACGCCTGCGTGGCCCTGCTCGCGGCCCACCCGCAGGGGGCGGCGGTCTGGGCCGAGGTGGCCCGGCAGGTGGCCCGCGCCCTGCGGGGCCGCGCTCCCGCCGTGCCGCGGGTGCGGGTGGCGCTCTTTGCCCTCGACGGTACCCAGCTGGGGGAGGCGGAAGGATGA
- the cobI gene encoding precorrin-2 C(20)-methyltransferase, translating into MKPGTFYGLGVGPGPAGLLPLAALEVLRRVELIYAPRSRVSAGSVALRALAGLEIPRERVREVEFLMDGDDARLAEHYAALAREIAGEQRAGRTVAYLTLGDALTYSTLGYLVAALAREAPELPREVLPGVTSYAAAAARTGFSLGEGKERVLILPCPDDMAALRTDILTHDVVVLMKVGHRLPAVLTLLGELGILAHCALAHRLGLEGEEVRASLFPAPEPERLGYLSVLLIRKSAPRRFT; encoded by the coding sequence ATGAAGCCCGGAACCTTTTATGGCCTGGGCGTGGGTCCCGGCCCGGCGGGGCTGCTGCCGCTGGCGGCGCTGGAGGTGCTGCGCCGCGTGGAGCTTATCTATGCTCCCCGTTCCCGCGTGTCGGCCGGTTCGGTGGCCCTGCGCGCCCTGGCGGGGCTGGAGATCCCCCGCGAGCGGGTGCGCGAGGTCGAATTCCTGATGGACGGGGATGATGCCCGGCTGGCTGAGCACTACGCCGCCCTTGCCCGCGAGATCGCCGGGGAGCAGCGGGCGGGCCGAACGGTTGCCTACCTCACCCTGGGGGACGCGCTGACCTACAGCACCCTGGGCTACCTGGTGGCGGCCCTGGCGCGCGAGGCCCCCGAGCTCCCCCGCGAGGTGCTGCCCGGCGTGACGAGCTACGCGGCGGCGGCGGCCCGCACCGGCTTCAGCCTGGGCGAGGGCAAGGAGCGGGTGCTGATTCTGCCCTGCCCCGACGACATGGCGGCCCTGCGCACCGACATCCTCACCCACGACGTGGTCGTGCTCATGAAGGTGGGCCACCGCCTGCCCGCCGTGCTCACGCTGCTTGGCGAGCTGGGCATCCTGGCCCACTGCGCCCTGGCCCACCGTCTGGGCCTGGAGGGCGAGGAGGTGCGGGCCAGCCTCTTTCCCGCCCCCGAGCCGGAACGCCTGGGCTACCTCAGCGTGCTGCTTATTCGCAAGTCAGCCCCCCGGAGGTTTACGTGA
- the cobM gene encoding precorrin-4 C(11)-methyltransferase, which translates to MKVYFIGAGPGAPDLITVRGARLLAQSRLILYAGSLVPEAVLEHAHPQAERINTAGLHLEEQLALYRRAQAENRDVARLHSGDPALYGATAEQMRALRELGIPYEVVPGVSSFTASAARLGAELTQPGVTQTVILTRAAGRASPLPERENLPSLAAHGASLCLFLGGQHLPQVIAELLTAYPPETPAALVQRATQPSERQHRSTLGRLLAEIRSSEWALTTMLIVSPALAEASTRSRLYDPGYAHRFRRAERGPQ; encoded by the coding sequence GTGAAGGTCTATTTCATCGGCGCGGGCCCCGGTGCCCCCGACCTGATCACCGTGCGCGGGGCTCGGCTGCTCGCGCAAAGCCGCCTCATCCTGTATGCCGGTTCGCTGGTGCCCGAGGCGGTGCTCGAGCATGCCCACCCACAGGCCGAGCGAATCAACACGGCCGGGTTGCACCTCGAAGAGCAGCTGGCCCTCTACCGCCGGGCACAGGCCGAGAACCGGGATGTGGCCCGGCTGCATTCCGGGGATCCCGCCCTGTATGGGGCAACCGCCGAGCAGATGCGTGCCCTGCGCGAGCTGGGGATTCCCTACGAGGTGGTGCCGGGGGTGAGCAGCTTTACGGCGAGCGCGGCGCGGCTGGGGGCCGAACTCACCCAGCCGGGCGTGACCCAGACCGTGATTCTCACCCGCGCTGCGGGCCGCGCGAGCCCGCTGCCCGAGCGGGAGAACCTGCCCAGCCTCGCCGCGCACGGGGCGAGCCTCTGCTTGTTTCTGGGCGGACAGCACCTGCCGCAGGTGATCGCCGAGCTTCTGACCGCCTACCCACCCGAGACCCCGGCTGCCCTGGTGCAGCGCGCCACCCAGCCGAGCGAGCGGCAGCACCGCAGCACCCTGGGCCGCCTCCTGGCCGAAATCCGCTCCTCCGAGTGGGCCCTGACCACCATGCTCATCGTGAGCCCGGCCCTGGCGGAAGCCAGCACCCGCAGCCGCCTGTACGACCCCGGCTACGCCCACCGCTTTCGCCGCGCCGAACGGGGGCCGCAGTGA
- a CDS encoding cobalamin biosynthesis protein: MTALAVWPVRREAEALGLRLSRALEAPLHRPWESAERQQEQFRRRYRDARAWVLIGAAGIAVRLLAGLPADKRVDPAVVVLDDAARFAVALLGGHEGGANALAYAVARHTGAVPVITTATEAARPLTLGLGCRRGVSEAQVTAAVTAALGERSLTEVREVATVDLKANEPGLLAFCERHRLPLRSFAAADLRERPFLTRASAWVQQQVGLGGVCEPCALMASPRGRLLVPKTALNGVTVAVVEDSPGGWA, translated from the coding sequence GTGACCGCGCTCGCCGTGTGGCCGGTACGCCGCGAGGCCGAGGCGCTGGGCCTGCGTCTGTCCCGTGCCCTGGAGGCCCCCCTGCACCGCCCCTGGGAGAGCGCCGAGCGGCAACAGGAACAGTTTCGGCGCCGCTACCGGGACGCGCGGGCCTGGGTGCTGATCGGCGCGGCGGGAATCGCGGTGCGCTTGTTGGCGGGCCTGCCTGCGGACAAGCGAGTGGATCCCGCCGTCGTGGTGCTCGACGACGCGGCGCGCTTTGCGGTTGCCCTGTTGGGCGGCCACGAGGGGGGCGCCAATGCCCTGGCCTACGCGGTTGCCCGCCACACCGGGGCGGTGCCGGTGATCACCACCGCGACCGAGGCCGCGCGGCCCCTCACCCTGGGGCTGGGGTGCCGCCGGGGGGTGAGCGAGGCGCAGGTGACGGCGGCGGTCACCGCGGCCCTGGGCGAGCGTTCCCTCACAGAGGTGCGCGAGGTGGCGACTGTGGACCTCAAGGCGAATGAGCCGGGGCTGCTCGCCTTTTGCGAGCGCCACCGCCTGCCGCTGCGAAGTTTTGCTGCGGCCGACCTGCGGGAGCGGCCCTTTCTGACCCGGGCGAGCGCGTGGGTACAGCAGCAGGTGGGCCTGGGCGGGGTGTGTGAACCCTGCGCCCTGATGGCCAGTCCGCGCGGGCGCCTGCTCGTGCCCAAAACCGCCCTGAACGGCGTGACGGTGGCTGTGGTCGAGGACTCGCCGGGAGGCTGGGCATGA
- the cobJ gene encoding precorrin-3B C(17)-methyltransferase produces MTGHLSLVSVGPGDLTLVPERARQALQQAEVVIAYELYLTWVRPLLTRQEVLTPPLTQEKERARLAITRAQAGQRVALVSSGDIGVYAMAGLVFEELPDDPPFAVEVIPGITSATACASLLGSPLTHDFATLSLSDLLCPWEWIEERARRIAEADLTCVLYNVQSRTRREGVYRVLRRMLEHKRPNTVCGVVRNAYRPGQEVRVTTLEALLADEFDMLTTVVIGNRFTTRRGRWMYTPRGYNAWPVAPEQAAAPPAGSVWVFSGTSDGNALARQLAEAGWTVTLSVATELGAQVAPQHPRIHLFRGPGGSEARRRALRGARAVVDATHPYAQAMTAQLRALSAELGLPYFRYERPSALPADPHGLLLVDRLEDAAALARTYDRVFLATGSKDLEPFLRAVPETEVFVRLTPQPDVLRRAQELGLPPQRICAMVGPFSLEFNVAQWRAWNIQAVVTKESGAAGGFPAKVAAARALDLPLIVVRRPPPVPGAYATAGALLSALFSQLKEPV; encoded by the coding sequence ATGACCGGGCACCTCAGCCTGGTCTCGGTGGGTCCCGGAGACCTCACCCTGGTGCCCGAGCGGGCGCGGCAGGCCCTTCAGCAGGCCGAGGTGGTTATTGCCTACGAGCTCTACCTCACCTGGGTGCGGCCCCTGCTCACCCGGCAAGAAGTCCTCACCCCACCCCTCACCCAGGAAAAGGAACGGGCCCGGCTCGCCATCACGCGGGCGCAGGCGGGACAGCGGGTGGCCCTGGTGAGTTCGGGTGACATCGGCGTGTACGCGATGGCGGGCCTGGTGTTCGAGGAACTGCCCGATGACCCCCCCTTTGCCGTCGAGGTGATTCCCGGCATCACCAGCGCGACCGCCTGCGCGAGCCTGTTGGGCTCACCCCTCACCCACGATTTTGCCACCCTGAGCCTCTCGGACCTGCTGTGCCCCTGGGAGTGGATCGAGGAGCGGGCGCGCCGCATCGCCGAAGCGGACCTGACCTGCGTGCTGTACAACGTGCAGAGCCGCACGCGGCGGGAGGGCGTGTACCGGGTGCTGCGCCGAATGCTGGAACACAAGCGCCCGAACACCGTGTGCGGGGTGGTGCGCAACGCCTACCGTCCGGGGCAAGAGGTGCGCGTCACCACCCTAGAAGCGCTTCTCGCCGACGAATTCGACATGCTGACCACCGTGGTGATCGGGAACCGCTTCACCACTCGCCGGGGCCGCTGGATGTACACCCCGCGCGGCTACAACGCCTGGCCGGTCGCGCCGGAGCAGGCCGCCGCGCCGCCCGCCGGGAGCGTGTGGGTCTTTAGCGGAACGAGTGACGGTAACGCCCTGGCGCGGCAGCTCGCGGAGGCGGGCTGGACCGTCACCCTCAGCGTGGCGACCGAGCTCGGCGCGCAGGTGGCTCCCCAGCATCCCCGCATCCACCTCTTCCGCGGTCCGGGGGGCAGCGAGGCCCGGCGCCGGGCGCTGCGCGGGGCCCGCGCGGTGGTGGACGCCACCCATCCCTACGCGCAGGCGATGACGGCCCAACTGCGGGCCCTGAGTGCCGAGCTGGGCTTGCCCTACTTCCGCTACGAGCGCCCCAGCGCCCTGCCCGCCGATCCGCACGGCCTGCTGCTCGTGGACCGGCTGGAAGACGCGGCGGCTCTGGCCCGCACCTACGACCGCGTGTTTCTGGCGACCGGCAGCAAGGACCTGGAACCCTTTTTGCGGGCGGTTCCCGAGACCGAGGTCTTTGTGCGCCTCACCCCGCAGCCGGACGTGCTGCGCCGCGCCCAGGAACTCGGCCTGCCTCCCCAGCGCATCTGCGCGATGGTGGGGCCCTTTTCCCTTGAATTCAATGTGGCTCAGTGGCGCGCCTGGAACATCCAGGCCGTGGTGACCAAAGAGAGCGGGGCCGCAGGCGGCTTTCCCGCCAAGGTGGCTGCGGCCCGCGCGCTGGACCTGCCCCTCATCGTGGTGCGCCGCCCCCCGCCCGTGCCCGGAGCCTACGCCACGGCCGGGGCTCTTCTCTCCGCCCTTTTTTCCCAACTCAAGGAGCCGGTATGA
- a CDS encoding GTP-binding protein gives MTTFKTPVTIVSGFLGSGKTTLLSHLLNQTHDRTLALIVNEFGEVSIDGPLLEVREDGVELHDVHGGLLAYGGEGDAFRRTLRALRGRRHSFDHVLIETSGLAVPTAVMVTLEEPEFAADFLLDATLVVVDTPLLLAGAFDPRAADEASRSAAAVFDAQLEYADVAVLNKIDALTDAELLQAEADVRHRAPRVRFLELAYGARLDPQLTLGLNLHGSRRGVHHGPVSGAPGEGMQPLHDHSRLDGHSHGDMEAHIHSLSTHQHFHEHDPGWQSFRLTSDEVQRIPELVRTVQNVARVFPVLRVKGFVQGEDGARYALQAVRSRVEVQPAPRREGPNELVFIGYHVSRKKVTEALQKALPQRWS, from the coding sequence ATGACCACCTTCAAAACGCCCGTGACCATCGTCAGCGGTTTTCTGGGCAGCGGCAAAACGACCCTGCTCAGCCACCTGCTGAACCAGACCCACGACCGCACCCTGGCCCTGATCGTCAACGAGTTCGGTGAGGTGAGTATCGACGGTCCCCTGCTCGAAGTTCGTGAGGACGGCGTCGAGCTGCATGACGTGCACGGCGGCCTGCTCGCCTACGGCGGGGAGGGGGACGCTTTTCGCCGCACCCTGCGGGCGCTGCGCGGGCGCCGCCACAGCTTCGACCACGTGCTGATCGAGACGAGCGGGCTGGCGGTGCCCACCGCCGTGATGGTCACCCTCGAGGAACCCGAGTTTGCCGCTGACTTCCTGCTCGACGCCACGCTGGTGGTCGTGGACACGCCGCTGCTGCTCGCCGGCGCCTTTGACCCCCGGGCGGCAGACGAGGCGAGCCGCAGTGCGGCGGCAGTCTTTGACGCGCAGCTGGAGTATGCCGACGTCGCGGTGCTCAACAAGATTGACGCCCTGACGGACGCCGAGCTGTTGCAGGCCGAGGCGGACGTGCGGCACCGCGCTCCCCGGGTGCGTTTTCTGGAGCTCGCCTACGGGGCGCGGCTGGATCCGCAGCTCACCCTGGGCCTGAATCTGCACGGCTCGCGCCGGGGCGTTCACCACGGCCCGGTCAGCGGCGCGCCGGGCGAGGGCATGCAGCCCCTGCACGACCACTCGAGGCTCGACGGCCACAGCCACGGCGACATGGAGGCCCACATCCACAGCCTCAGCACCCATCAGCACTTCCACGAGCATGACCCCGGCTGGCAGTCTTTCCGGCTCACGAGTGACGAGGTGCAGCGTATTCCGGAGCTGGTGCGCACCGTACAGAACGTGGCCCGCGTCTTTCCGGTGCTGCGGGTGAAGGGCTTTGTGCAGGGGGAGGACGGGGCGCGCTACGCCCTGCAGGCGGTGCGCTCGCGGGTGGAGGTGCAGCCCGCGCCTCGCCGCGAGGGGCCCAATGAGCTGGTGTTTATCGGCTACCACGTCAGCCGCAAAAAGGTGACCGAGGCGCTGCAAAAGGCCCTGCCGCAGAGGTGGAGCTGA
- a CDS encoding HoxN/HupN/NixA family nickel/cobalt transporter, whose translation MAAPVGHAAERPLPLTARQSLRRGLPYLLVVAALHLLALLLWVPSALAAPLLWGVGLTAYLLGVRHAWDADHIAVIDNTVRKLLALRRPAYGVGLCFSLGHSAVVFLMAVAAAVIGRALLEAQEGIGTFGGWVGPFVAGAYLLTVAAVNLFTTLRLLRTGEDLPHTHGGPLARLLAPLIRLVSRQGQVFPLGFLMGLGFDTASEVALLALSGAAAQQGLGWAAILALPLLFAAGMTLFDTLDGIAMAHAYGWALHEPRRKRTYNLLVTGLSGAVALVIGTVTLAQWAGEHFPAAGLALAALQDVDVSPLGFGLAGLTLLLYGGAQLWARARRA comes from the coding sequence ATGGCCGCGCCCGTGGGGCACGCGGCGGAGCGGCCGCTTCCCCTCACCGCGCGGCAAAGCCTGCGGCGGGGCCTGCCCTACCTGCTGGTGGTGGCCGCCCTGCACCTGCTCGCCCTGCTGCTGTGGGTGCCCTCCGCCCTGGCTGCCCCGCTGCTGTGGGGGGTGGGCCTCACGGCCTACCTGCTGGGGGTGCGGCATGCCTGGGACGCCGATCACATCGCGGTCATCGACAATACGGTACGCAAGCTGCTGGCGCTGAGGCGCCCGGCCTACGGGGTAGGGCTTTGTTTTAGCCTGGGACACTCGGCGGTGGTGTTCCTGATGGCGGTGGCGGCGGCGGTGATCGGCCGAGCGCTGCTGGAGGCGCAGGAGGGCATCGGCACCTTTGGGGGCTGGGTGGGGCCCTTTGTGGCGGGGGCCTACCTGCTCACCGTGGCCGCCGTCAATCTGTTTACCACCCTGCGCCTGCTGCGGACGGGAGAGGACCTGCCCCACACCCACGGCGGCCCGCTTGCTCGCCTGCTTGCCCCCCTCATCCGGCTGGTGAGCCGGCAGGGGCAGGTGTTTCCGCTGGGGTTTTTGATGGGCCTGGGCTTTGACACCGCCTCCGAAGTCGCTCTGCTCGCCCTTTCCGGCGCGGCGGCGCAGCAGGGGCTGGGCTGGGCGGCCATCCTCGCGCTGCCGCTGCTGTTTGCCGCCGGAATGACCCTCTTTGACACGCTCGACGGGATCGCGATGGCGCATGCCTACGGCTGGGCGCTTCACGAGCCGCGCCGCAAGCGCACCTACAACCTGCTCGTGACCGGGCTGTCGGGCGCCGTGGCCCTGGTGATCGGCACGGTTACCCTCGCGCAGTGGGCGGGCGAGCACTTCCCGGCGGCGGGCCTGGCTCTCGCGGCCCTGCAGGACGTGGACGTCTCCCCGCTGGGCTTTGGGCTGGCGGGCCTCACCCTGCTGCTGTACGGAGGCGCGCAGCTTTGGGCGCGGGCGCGGCGGGCATGA